The following nucleotide sequence is from Pedobacter sp. PACM 27299.
GTACCAGTTGCGCCTGTAGTAATTGCTGCGCTACCTTCTGATACTGCGCTCCAGGATACGTTGGTTAATGGAACTGGAACGACATCGGTAATGTTCAGGTTAGTTGCATTCGAAGGGCCAGTATTGCCAGCAATCAGGGTATAAGTAACTATTTGACCGGCGGCGATCTGAGAAGGACCAGATTTAGAAATGGTAATTCCCGGAACCGATTGTAAAGTAGTGGTCACCGTAGAGCTTGATGGGTTAGCACCTGCTTCTGATGGGGTGACCGTAGCTGTATTGACTAAATTTCCTGTTGCAGCTGAATTCACATTTCCTTGTACATTTACCCTGATCACGTTTGTGACTCCTGCAGGGATATTGGCATTAAAGGTCAGGGCATTTGTATTTCCCGAAGCAGTACCTATAATTACTGCTGTACCTCCTGCATCGGCTACTGCCGTCCAACTTACATTGGTAATTCCTGCTGGAATCGCATCTGCAATCGTAGCATTTAAAGCATCTGCAGTTCCAGTATTGCCAATTGTTAAAGTATAGTTGATTTGCTGTCCCGCAGAAATCGTTGCAGGACCTGTTTTTTGTATGGCCAATACCGGTATTCTACTAATGGTGCTGGTACTTGTTGCTGTTTTAGCCACCGTTCCAGGTTCGGCTGGAGTAGCAGTAGCGGTATTGCTCAATGTTCCGTTAAATGATGTATTGACTTTACCTTTCACCGTAAGGGTAATGGTATTGCTGGCACCTGCCGGAAGGTCTGCATTCAGGCTGATTGCGTTTCCGCTTCCTGCAGCAGTACCATTTATTAAAGCGGTACCTCCTGCTATTGCCGACCAGGTTACTCCTCCTACAGTTGCAGGTACCTGATCTGTGATCACCAATGCTTTCGCATCCGATGCACTAAAGTTATTTACGGTAATGGTATAGGTAATATTTTGCCCGGCCACCAATGCGGCAGGTCCGGTTTTAGTAATGCTCAATTCTGGTGTACGCGTTGCAGTAGTCGTTACTGAAGAGCTTACTGGTGTTGCGGCACTTTCTGTAGGCGTAGCCGTAGCGGTATTTAAAATACTGCCGCTAAAGGCTGGGTCGACCGTCCCTCTAACAGTCAGGGTAATTTTATTGGCTGCTCCTGCTGGAATGTCTCCGGTTAGGGAAAGGTTATTTCCAATTCCGGTGGCCCCATTGTCTATCAATGCTGTTCCTCCAGTCGCAGCAGTCCAGGTTACATTTTTAATACTGGCAGGCACCACATCTGCGATGACTAAATCTACCGCATCCGAAACTCCGGTGTTGCCCACAGTTATCGTATAGGTAATCTGGTTACCAGCAGTAATTGTAGCCGGGCCCGTTTTCAGAATACTTAAGGCTGGCTGTCTAGTAGCAATACCTGTACTAGTTGCTGATTTCACTACCGTTCCCGGTTCTGCGGGTGTAGCTGTTGCGGTATTTGCCAAGGTACCTGAAAAAGCAGCACTCAAGGTTCCACTGATATTGATCACAATTTTATTGGCCGCTCCTGCTGGAAGATTTCCGGTGACGCTAACTGCATTAGCGGTTCCGTTTCCTGTCCCAATTACTGAGGCTGTTCCTTGTGTACTGGTGCTCCAGGTCACATTGCTCAGTTCGGCAGGCACTGCATCTGTGATGACTAAAGCTTGCGCATCCGCAGTGCTAGTATTGGTTACGGTAACCACGTAGCTGACCTGCTGACCGGCAACTAAGGTAGCTGCCCCTGTTTTAGTAATCGTTAATACTGGTGTACGACTCACCTGAGTAACCACGATAGAACTTGATGGGGTACCTCCAACTTCTGAAGGAGTCGCGATAGCCGTATTGCTAATTCTGCCGCTGAATGATGGATCAACAATACCATTGATCGTTACCAAAATTGCATTGGCTGCGCCTGTTGGTATATTTCCATTCAGACTGATGGCGTTATTTCCACTACCAGCATTTGGACCGATAATGGTTGCCGTACCTTGGACTGTTGCGTTCCAGGTTATGGTTTTTATACTGGCAGGTATCGCATCGGTGATACTTGCATTTAAGGCATCACTCAATCCGTTATTTGTAATTTTCAAGGTATAAGTAATTGCAGTTCCTGCCTGCGCATTGGATGGTCCGTTTTTCAGCATCACCAATCCAGATTTGCTGGAAACTGTAGTGACTACCGTATTGGAATTTACTGGCGGCACATTTTCTACAGGTGTTGCGGTTGCGGTATTACTGAAGCTTCCTGTTGCAGAAGGCAATACAGTTCCAGTCACATTGATGACTACTGTATTGGTTGAACCCGCAGGAATCGTTGCTGTAAAGCTGATGTTATTTCCGGTATTACTGGTGTTCCCTGTAAAGGTTGCTGTACCGGTTTTACTAACCGTCCAGTTCACATTATTAATTTGTGCAGGAATCAGGTCTTTAATGGCAGTACCAATGGCATCACTGGTACTTGTATTTTTGACAATAATTTTATAGGCGATGGCATCTCCTGCAATTACATTTGCCGGGCCGTCTTTCTCGATCACCAGTACTGGTTTTCTATCCACCGGACTGGTTACTGTAGAAGTTGCCCCATTCGGATCTGGAATAATTGGAGAAGTCACCGTAGCTGTATTTACCAGGTTACCGGAGTAATTGGCAGCAACGGTACCGTTCACATCAATAGTGATGCTGTTACCAGCACCGAAAGCCAGGTTACCTGTTATATTTACGGCATTCCCGGAAGAAATATTCTGAGTAATTGCAGCGGTCCCCATGGCATTGGCACTAATGGCCAATACGGAGATATCAGCAGGTACATTGTCTAGTAGTTTTAATCCAGTAGCATCACTTGGGCCATTATTGGTAGCTACAATGCGATAAACAATCGGTTGTCCGGCAACAAATGGCCCCGGAGTCACTACCGATTTCGTTACTTTAATATCTGCACTTCTGGTATAGGTGATCACGACTTCATCTGAAGAAGCGGTACAAGTACCGTTAGTTACTGTCCAGATTAAGGTTGCCGTGGTTCCTGGCGCGATAGTGACCAGCGTATTTGCTGCGGCTGGTGTGGCAATTGTTGCAGTGCTTCCTGCCTTAACAGTCCACACCCCGGTTCCTGACGTTGGCACATTAGCATTCATTGTGAATGCAGCACTATTATATTGAGTGATATCCGGACCTGCGTTGGCAGTGGTTGGATTATTGAAATTTGTCAGGGTTACGTTACTTACTGAAGACGGGCAAGCGCCGGCACTGATGGTCCAGGCTAGTGTTGCTGTATTTCCTTTTACGACAGTCGCCGTTGTATTTGCCTGATTAACATTCGCAATCACGGCTTGTCCAGACACTACTGACCATACGCCTATTCCTGAAACCGGTACATTTCCGTTCAGTTGGAATAAGTCTGTAGCACATTGCTGTTGGGTAGGCCCTGCATTCGAAGGGGTAGGGGCAAGATCTATATTGATAATCACTGGAATACTGATAGAAGTACATGAACCAGAAGTCACTGTCCTCCGGAATAGCGTCTTTTGAGACACAATCCCAGGAGTTAAATTAACAGTATTGCCACCTACCACGGTGAAAGTATTACCACCATCGATACTGCTTTCCCATTTGTAAACATAAGTTCCACTGCCACCAGAAGGTATTGAACCCGTAATTATACCAGGATCGGATGGTCCGCAATAAGCAGTTACTACTGGAGTAGTCAATACGTTTCCAGAAATGGCTGGAGTTACTGTAACGCCAACTACCGGACTGCTCACCGGACTACAGCCTGAAGCGGCTGAAATCACTGTTCTTCGGTAATAAGTAGTTTGTGTAATTGGGCTGCTCGCAGTATAACTGATTTGTGTAGCACCTGCAATGTCAGCAAAACCAGTAGTTGCACTAGTGGTACTGCTTTGCCATTGATAGGCATATATCTGATCTCCGCCGGCAGCAGGTGTTAATTCGTTGAACGTAGCCGGTGTACCACTCTGGCAGAATGCTTGCGCTGCACCGATTGTACCTGCAGTTAATACCGGATTTACAGTAAACTTGATGACGTTACTGATATTCGCTACTGTACAAGCTCCTGATGTAGCCAGGCGGCGATACCAGGTGGAAACGGTAATTGGTCCCGGATCATAATTCACTGCGGTTGCTAAAGCAATATTAGTATAAGTCACATTGTCCGTACTGAATTGCCATTGATAAGCTGGGTTTCCGGTGCCTCCAAGTGCTGCGGAACCAGTGATCAATCCAGGATCACCTGTCCCACAAAGAGACAGACTAGCTGGAGGAACAATCGTATTTGAACTGATGGCTGGCTGAACTGTCACAGTAACCACATTGCTAGTATTTAAGCAGGCGCCGCCAGTCACATTTCTACGATAAGCGGTAGATGCAGTTAATGCTGCAGGGGTATAATTTGCCTGGTTATTCGTACCAGATGCTGCGGTCCATGCGCCGCCATTTATGCTTTGCTCCCATCCATAGGTGTAAGTTCCTGATCCACCGTTTGGTGTTCCCCCCTGCAATACAGCAGGGACTATGCCAGAACAAATGGTCTGATTGGCAGTAATGGTATTTCCAGTTATTACAGGCTGAACGACCACGTTAATGGCGGTCATAGGCCCTTCACAACTGCCATTACTTTGAGTTACATAATAAATGGTCGTACCCGCGATAGTCGTATTTGGCGTTGGAGCAGTTGCACTTCCTGTTCCTCCAACAGGAACGGTATACCATTTTAAGTTTGTACCGGTTGCTGTTAATGGACTTGCGGTTGCTCCTACACAATAGTTTACAGTAACAGCAGCGGCAGTTGGTGCGGCTGGAATGGCATAAGTAAGCACATTCGCTGTATTGTTCGAAAGGTCTGAATCCAGTGCATATATTACAGTTGCCGTATTTGTCCATGGCCCTCCGGTTGTCGGGCCAACAGCTTTTAACGTAATCGGAGGATAAGCAAAGCCTGGAGCCAATGGATCAGCCAGTGCTCTGGTGAAACTATAAACCCCAGCAGATAAGCTAACCGTCCATCCCGTACCTGAAGGAGTACCTACTACAGTGAATCCAGCAGGAGCAATATAACGCACCGTAACTAGGCCAACTGTAGCAGTTGAACTCTGATTTGTGACCGTATAATTAAAGGTGTTCCCTCCCGGAACGTAACAGCTATTGTCTACTACACCTGAAATGGCTACATCCGCATTTTGTTTCAATACATTTGTTGACACCGTATAATAGTTATTTGTTAAATCCGTATCTGTAATTCCGGTTTGTGAAGGATCTATCCCAACGGAATTTTTCAGGATACTATTGCTATATGCGTTATTAATTGTCCCTTTTATGGTGAAAGTACTGGTGGTATTGGCAGCCATATTCAAAGTAGCATTAAATGGATTGGTTCCACCTGCAACTACTGTCCCATTGGTATAACCAGGAGCCGTATTTCCTGCATTCCCATTGTTACTGAAACTGATGCTATTAATGGTAAAGTCTGCTGATGTAAGAATGGCGTTGTTTGAATTTCTTATGGTATCTGCCAGTTTCAAATTAGCAATTCCAGCTGGCGTAGAGTTGGTTACATTCACAGTATAGGTTACATCCTGACCAGAAATCGCACTTGCCTTATCGACTGCTTTATCTACCCTAACCCCGCCTGGAGTTGTGATGATTACATTCCTCACCTCATGGTTATTTACAAAACCACCTGTTGATCCAGCAAAACCTAACTTTAGATTTGCTGGTGGCACTGTGGTCATCACATAAGGACCCAAAATAGTAGCAAAATTCCCAGTTAGCGTAGTTTTTAGCTTTACTGTGATTTGGTATTTGCCTATATTTACTCCCGTTGTTATTGGTATAATCTCTATTTGGACCCTTCTATAAAATACAGTAGGATCTGGTCTCGTAGCTACAGCAGTAGGGTAATCTACTCCACCTGCAATCACTGCACTGGTCAAATATTTATAATTTTCTGCTTCGGAGCCTCTCATCGAAATCCTATCAGGCCATAATGTACCTGCATTAGCATCTACCCCGCCTGTTCTTCCTTCTCCGGGATTGGAGAAATTTCCATATTCATCCAAGCCAATACCGACATAACCACCCACTACTCCTGCACTTGTATTTGCCCCTCCTACGATTGGTGCATAACCTAATGACCCCCCTCTTCCGCCTATAGAGTTGGCTTTTGAGGCATCATAAAGAAATACAGAAAATCCATCCGCAGGAGAATTATTCACTACGATTCTTCGCCAGTCGGTATATTCAAAATCGACCAAAACACCTAATGTGGAAGGAAAGGATTGATTTACATAACCATATCCAAGTTTATTTGTAGAATCTGGTGTCAGTCGCAGCCAACCACTACCTACCGGATCTTCCTTTCCTGAAGTCAGTTTAGCATTACCGCCAATGGTGATATTACCCGTAGAATTACCTTTAAAATTTTCCGTAATTGTAAACTGAGCATTTGCCTGCTGGCCGAAAACAATCAGCAGTAGCAAACAGACCAAAAATTTCATTTGATTAGCGAAGAATGGTAAAATCAACGAAAATGTTGTTTCTAGAAATTTGGATACAGAAGATCCTCGGGCAGAAGCCGAATTGAGAGGTAATTTTGTAATCATAAGGATGGATATAATAAGTAAAGGTATTCTACGTTATTGACAACATTCATTGAAGCCTTTACAATCCACGTTCCACGTTAGGTAATTACACCTACTTCTTTAAAGGCGTTAATTCCCTAGTTGTCAGTTACAATATACAAAATTTTATCTTTTCTCTCAGCAATATCTAAGTCTATAATTATATCTTAAACAAGAAAGATTTAAATTATAAATTGATCAACTATCTGTGGAATTTTATAAATTCTAACTTAACCGCGCAATCAACCCATTTTAACTGGGTTTTTCGCATAAAAAAGCCGCGTAGAAAAAGGTAATTTTCTACGCGGCTTAATAAAAAAAATTAATTTCTAGTTTGCTGGTTTTTCAGTAGGTTCAGTCACTCTTGGACCTCTTTTATAAATCACCAGACCATTTAAAAAGTTTCTTAAAATCTGGTCGCCACATGGCTTAAAATTTGGGTGGTCATCGCTCCTGAAAAAGGAACCAAGCTCACTTTTCGTGATTTTGAAGTTCACTAATTCCATTATTTTGATGATATCATCATTTGTTAGCTCGAGTGCTACACGTAATTTTTTAAAAATATCGTTATTGCTCATTATTTAGAACTTTATGTATTAAATTCAGATCAGTAATTAAATATTACGATTTACATCGCTACTTCAATCTTCACCTTTTTGTTTTTAATTTTTTCATTATTTAAAGCAGCCAGTACCCTCCCTACCATGTTTCTTTTTACAGCCACATAAGAAGCGGTATCTTTCACTTCAATCAGTCCAACATCATCTTTTTCAAGACCACCTTTTTTAAGTAATAAACCAACGATGTCAATTTTATTAACCTTATCTTTTTTACCTGCAGCGATGTATAAAGTTTGCCACTGACTGTCTTTAGGCAGCGCAAAGCTACCTTTCAGGTTCTCCGTCTCTATATCTGCTTTCAGAAATGGGTACTTCTCATCATCAGCAATCACTAGGTAGGCCGTTCCTTTTGCATTCATACGGGCAGTACGTCCGTTACGGTGCAAGAACGCATCTTCTGTATATGGCAATTGGTAATGAATGATGTATTCTACCTCAGGAATATCCAGACCGCGTGAAGCCAGATCCGTTGTGATTAAGATTTTAATACTTCCATTTCTAAATTTCAGCAAGGCACGCTCACGCTCATCCTGCTCCATGCCACCGTGGAAAATATCGTGTGCCAAATCTTTGTCGATCAGCAAATCACTGATTCTGTCTACTGTTTCCCTATGGTTACAGAAAATCAAAGTAGTTTTATTTCCAATTTTACAGATCAATTGAAACAAGGTGTCCAATTTATCTGCTGCGGTAGTCAGCACCTTTTTCAGTTTTAAATCTGGTGCTACCTTTACATCTTTCAGAAAATCAATTTCCACCGGTTTTTTTACCCCTGTAAAATCAGGAATCTGATCCATTGCTGTAGCTGAGGTCAGGATTCTTTGTTTTAAAGAAAGTAATTTTGCAATGATATAGGCCATATCCTGTTGGAAACCGAATTCCAGTGCCTTATCGAACTCGTCTAACACTAAGGTGTGGATCGGAGATTCATCGAAATTTTCATGACGTAAATGATACGCTATTCTTCCCGGTGTACCAATTAATACCGCCGGTGGTTGTTCTAAATTATTTCGTTCTGTTTTAACAGGGTGCCCCCCGTAACAGCAGTTCACTTTAAAACCAGTTCCCATCTGCTTGAATACCTGCTCAATTTGTAAAGCAAGTTCACGAGAAGGTACCAGCACTAAAGCCTGCACTCCTTTTACATCTGCATTGAGGTTGTTCAATAGAGGAAACAAAAAGCCTAATGTTTTACCAGAACCTGTAGGTGCCAATAAAACCACGTCACTTCCTTTTCCGGTCGCCGCAAGTGATGCCTGCTGCATCTCGTTCAAAGAAGTAATTTTTAATTTCTCCAGTATCTTTTCTACCATAATGGCACAAAGATAAGGGAATTAAGCCTTAACCATTACTGTTAATGCTGCGAAATATAAAATTCGGATTAAACCTTCAGGTATTTTCTTCTCAAGTGCTTCATGGAGCTGTTCATCTTCCGATCCAGGGTCATCAGCATTTTCCCTCGTCTATAGATCCAGGAGGTCATTTTATGATTTGCTTTCTTTAGAGGTTCATAAACCTGCTCCTCAATTTTCTCACGATAATCAAAAGGAGCCATGCTTTGCTGTAGTAAATAAAACTCATTAATCAATTCTGCTTTCATAATGCTTATATTTAGATAAATAACCTGTTCTTCTATAGGAAACGACCCTTAGGGAAGAAATATTATAACAAAAATGAAAAGAAAGGGTTTTCATTTTTTGTCTTAAGGCAGCTGATTTTAAGTATTCTGAATCCTCTTGTAAAGCGCCAGCAGCTAGCTGTAAGACATCTTTCCACCCTTACTTAACCACACATAACACACAACCTGTTGAAAACTAAGTGTTTGTTGACAATTAAACCACATAGAATTAATGGTTATTTAATTTAATCCACTTATTTTTAAGAAACCTGAATACGGGTTGTTTATTTAACACCAATAACGTATGACCTGGAAGAAATTTAGCGGCGAAGTGATTCACACGTCGATTTTAGAAGAAGTAGAACAAGCCATCATCAGGGAGACCGAAAAAGGGTTCCACCTGAAGGTCTGTATCGGTACAGACTCACAGGTAAAAGGGCCCCTCACTGATTTTGCGACTGTCATTGTCCTGTTGAGGGAAAACCATGGAGGTTTCATGTACATCCATCAGGAAAAAACGCCACAGAAGATGAGCATCAAGGAAAGGATGCTGGTAGAGGTACAAAAATCTATTGAAACGGCCTATTCCGTTTGTGATTTACTGGACTTGTACGATGTGGATCTGGAGGTTCATGCAGACATCAATACCAATCCCATGTTTAAGTCTAACAAAGCTTTAAATGAGGCGATGGGTTACATTCTAAGTATGGGCTTTATCTTCAAGGCTAAGCCTGAAGCTTTTGCCAGTTCTACCTGTGCGGATAAAATGGTACACTAATTACCATTTTTGATTTTTTGTGCTTTGTACCGGAATCGCTTTTGCGGCAGGTTTAATTATTGGGGTATCCGCCAACATACCCTGCTTTAAATGAGCGGCAAACTCCTGTGCTTCTTTTGTCGTTGCTTTAAGGTAGGCAGTCCATTCTGCTGCATTTAATTTTCCCGGTTTTTGTTCTAATGGCAGTCCTATCGAAGTTGCAGGAACAAAATTACCATAACGATCCCGCTGATAAGGAATAAAGCAAAAATCAGTTAACCAAAAACGATATTTACCTTCTTTAAAATCCAGGTATAGCTGATAGCGAACTTCTCCGGAAGGGCGAGTCAATACAAAAGCTGTTTTATTGATGATGAATTTCCCTTTTCCGGTATAAAGGGAGTCCTTTTCCAGAAGGTTGACTTTAGGAGCTGACTCACTTTTAAAATATGCTTTCGCTAATTCAATGAGTTCTTCTTTTGTTTTCCCTTTTCGGATCATCACTTCATAATAGATGTATTTTCCTCTGTCGTCTAATGGCAGTTCTTCTTCAGTTTTTGCTGGAGCTCGCAATTGCTCTTTTTTTGTATTTTGTGGGGAGTAGATCTCCTTTTGATCCGATTTTTGTTTTTCTTTGAGTTCCTGCGCAAAAACGCCAGTCATTCCAACAAAAGACAACACTCCTATTGCAGCTAATTTCATAAGCACATTTTTAAAGAAGGGTAATTTAGTTAAAAAGGGAGAAGGCTGCTTAAAACAGCACGTAAAATCTGATTTAAACAACCTCCTATATTGATTTAACGAAGACTAAAAAGCATAAACCACTGCCAGAGAAAATTGCGAGGCATTTTTAGAAGGGTTAAGGTTCTTTTTCACAAACATTGGCGTAGATCCATCATCAAAACGAACCTCAGGAATAAAAGTAAGTCCGCCGGATTTCAGGTTAGCTGATAAAGTAAGCGCTGCAATGTGCTCATCGCTCTCCTCCCCTGTTCCTTTCCAATTAAAATATTCTCCCCTCAGTCCTAAAGAAAATGCAGAAGTAAATGCATTCTGTGCATACAATGCAGCTCCGGTATAACCTCCCCCATCATGGGTTACGGTGTAATCAGCGGCATTCAAACCCAATTTCACTTTTTCCGTCACCTGATAAGCCGTGGTTAAATCCAGGATTGTCCCTGTACCTACTGCTCCCGCTGATTTCCCAGACAATACATTCAGGTAAGCCGTCCAACCTTCTACCGGGCTTACTGTTAATTGCCCACC
It contains:
- a CDS encoding ribonuclease H-like YkuK family protein — translated: MTWKKFSGEVIHTSILEEVEQAIIRETEKGFHLKVCIGTDSQVKGPLTDFATVIVLLRENHGGFMYIHQEKTPQKMSIKERMLVEVQKSIETAYSVCDLLDLYDVDLEVHADINTNPMFKSNKALNEAMGYILSMGFIFKAKPEAFASSTCADKMVH
- a CDS encoding DEAD/DEAH box helicase, with amino-acid sequence MMVEKILEKLKITSLNEMQQASLAATGKGSDVVLLAPTGSGKTLGFLFPLLNNLNADVKGVQALVLVPSRELALQIEQVFKQMGTGFKVNCCYGGHPVKTERNNLEQPPAVLIGTPGRIAYHLRHENFDESPIHTLVLDEFDKALEFGFQQDMAYIIAKLLSLKQRILTSATAMDQIPDFTGVKKPVEIDFLKDVKVAPDLKLKKVLTTAADKLDTLFQLICKIGNKTTLIFCNHRETVDRISDLLIDKDLAHDIFHGGMEQDERERALLKFRNGSIKILITTDLASRGLDIPEVEYIIHYQLPYTEDAFLHRNGRTARMNAKGTAYLVIADDEKYPFLKADIETENLKGSFALPKDSQWQTLYIAAGKKDKVNKIDIVGLLLKKGGLEKDDVGLIEVKDTASYVAVKRNMVGRVLAALNNEKIKNKKVKIEVAM
- a CDS encoding DUF4468 domain-containing protein, with amino-acid sequence MKLAAIGVLSFVGMTGVFAQELKEKQKSDQKEIYSPQNTKKEQLRAPAKTEEELPLDDRGKYIYYEVMIRKGKTKEELIELAKAYFKSESAPKVNLLEKDSLYTGKGKFIINKTAFVLTRPSGEVRYQLYLDFKEGKYRFWLTDFCFIPYQRDRYGNFVPATSIGLPLEQKPGKLNAAEWTAYLKATTKEAQEFAAHLKQGMLADTPIIKPAAKAIPVQSTKNQKW
- a CDS encoding DUF1456 family protein; translated protein: MSNNDIFKKLRVALELTNDDIIKIMELVNFKITKSELGSFFRSDDHPNFKPCGDQILRNFLNGLVIYKRGPRVTEPTEKPAN